One genomic window of Quercus robur chromosome 6, dhQueRobu3.1, whole genome shotgun sequence includes the following:
- the LOC126688408 gene encoding serine hydroxymethyltransferase 4: MDPVNAWGNTPLKAVDPDIHDLIEKEKRRQCRGIELIASENFTSFAVIEALGSALTNKYSEGMPGNRYYGGNEFIDEIENLCRSRALQTYRLDPTQWGVNVQPYSGSPANFAAYTAVLQPHDRIMGLDLPSGGHLTHGYYTSGGKKISATSIYFESLPYKVNSTTGYIDYDKLEEKALDFRPRLIICGGSAYPRDWDYARFRSIADKCGALLLCDMAHISGLVAAQEAANPFEYCDIVTTTTHKSLRGPRAGMIFYRKGPKPAKKGQPEDAVYDFEDKINFAVFPSLQGGPHNHQIGALAVALKQAMTPGFKAYAKQVKANAVALGNYLVGKGYKLVTGGTENHLVLWDLRPLGLTGNKVEKLCDLCNITVNKNAVFGDSSALAPGGVRIGTPAMTSRGLVEKDFEQIGEFLHRAVCVTLSIQKEHGKLLKDFNKGLVNNKDIEALKADVEKFSSSFDMPGFLMSEMKYQD, from the exons ATGGATCCCGTGAACGCTTGGGGAAACACACCTCTGAAAGCAGTGGACCCAGATATCCACGATCTAATCGAGAAGGAGAAGCGTCGTCAATGCCGTGGCATCGAGCTCATCGCTTCCGAGAACTTCACCTCCTTCGCTGTTATTGAAGCCTTAGGCAGTGCCCTGACCAACAAATACTCAGAAGGCATGCCCGGTAACCGATACTACGGAGGTAACGAATTCATCGACGAGATCGAGAATCTCTGCCGATCTCGAGCCCTCCAAACCTACCGTCTCGACCCAACCCAATGGGGTGTCAATGTGCAGCCATATTCAGGTTCACCAGCTAACTTCGCTGCCTACACCGCTGTGCTTCAACCACATGATCGTATCATGGGTTTGGATCTTCCATCTGGGGGTCATTTGACACACGGGTATTACACCTCTGGTGGGAAGAAGATCTCTGCTACCTCCATTTACTTCGAGAGTTTGCCTTATAAAGTGAATTCCACAACTGGGTATATCGATTATGATAAGTTAGAGGAGAAGGCCTTGGATTTCAGGCCAAGGTTGATCATTTGTGGTGGGAGTGCATATCCAAGGGACTGGGATTATGCTAGGTTCCGTTCTATTGCTGACAAATGTGGAGCCCTTTTGCTTTGTGACATGGCTCACATTAGTGGTCTTGTTGCTGCTCAg GAAGCTGCAAACCCCTTTGAGTACTGTGACATAGTGACAACCACAACCCACAAGAGCTTGAGGGGTCCCAGGGCTGGTATGATCTTCTACAGGAAGGGGCCAAAGCCAGCCAAGAAGGGCCAGCCAGAGGATGCAGTTTACGATTTTGAAGACAAGATCAACTTTGCTGTCTTCCCATCCCTTCAGGGTGGTCCTCACAATCACCAGATTGGTGCACTTGCTGTTGCTCTAAAACAGGCCATGACACCTGGCTTCAAGGCCTATGCCAAACAAGTTAAGGCCAATGCAGTTGCCCTTGGAAACTACCTCGTGGGCAAGGGATACAAGCTTGTCACTGGAGGAACTGAGAACCACCTTGTTCTCTGGGATCTTCGCCCTCTTGGCTTGACTG GCAATAAGGTTGAGAAGCTCTGTGACTTGTGCAATATTACTGTGAACAAGAATGCCGTGTTTGGTGACAGCAGCGCCTTGGCTCCTGGAGGAGTACGAATTG GTACCCCGGCCATGACTTCAAGAGGGTTGGTTGAGAAGGACTTTGAGCAGATAGGTGAGTTCCTTCACCGAGCTGTTTGTGTCACCTTGAGCATCCAAAAGGAGCATGGAAAGCTATTGAAGGACTTCAACAAGGGCCTGGTGAACAACAAGGACATTGAAGCCCTCAAGGCCGATGTTGAGAAGTTTTCATCCTCCTTTGACATGCCTGGCTTCCTGATGTCTGAGATGAAGTACCAGGATTAG
- the LOC126690073 gene encoding uncharacterized protein LOC126690073 produces MEDFRAMLDECGFQDLGFVGGKFTWCNGHPDGHTIWERLDRAVATMDWLGKFPATKFIHLECGSSDHKPILICLNGVPKFRNKPWRFEHMWLEEEGCRDTVEAAWGCDVPGQAMARVEGKITHCQAKLKWWSRMSIGNITRLLKEKKELLRKAEEAAIAGRSMNRVLRLKKEINDLLSKEEKMWKQRSRALWLHEGDSNTRYFHSKVSHRFRRNRIELLENHRGDKCEDENGIANILVEFYQSLFASSLPDQIKEALVATPMVVSEEMNQALVAPFEREEVELALTQMDPLKALGPDGMPPLFFQHFWPAIGDDVVEAVLTCLNSGSIPSSINRTFITLIPKVKSPVRVSDYRPIALCNTLYKLISKVLANRLKIVLPCVISDTQSAFQSSKAISDNILVAFETLHHMKNQKSKKGGFMALKLDMSKAYDRVEWVYLIKIMEKLGFCEKWVSLVYECISTVSYSILVNGEPRGDIRPSRGLRQGDPLSPYLFLICSEGLNRMLQRAAAEDDLQVIQNILSLYEKASGQKLNREKTTIFFSKAVHGDTKNQLSNFLQVWRLLKDHNSLFFRVFKAKYFPNGSIFEAHAAGGSYAWQSILKARRVISMGMRWRIGDGRSINVYNDSWLPRRGSAKILSPQSGGLVGARVAALINPDTRTWDQNVLKQNFLSFEVSRIQAIPLCWMDQDDCLIWPGCKDGNYSVKSGYQLLCESETLGAASSSDSSKQNLFWKRVWKLHSPNKIKMFLWRVCSNALPTMENLKRRRVLEDAKCKACLAAEEDTLHAIWSCEKLQHIWFPCFSWVQTEHPQIPEVQELISLVGQWSDKLELFAVVAWLIWNHRNRLRLNEKGLASDRILQTVMAYLTEFQAKRPKAAPKPAKGLVRWCPPMGERFKTNYDGAMFSESGEAGIGVVVRNAKGEVIAALAEKILYPGSVEVLEALAARRAANFIVELGIAGSEFEGDSEVMCRALRSTESGQSSIGQIVKDIMSIIGSLSFFSFSHIKRQGNCVAHALARRAIVLFPLLVWMEHVPSDIEPFVFSNIPGS; encoded by the exons ATGGAGGATTTTAGAGCGATGTTAGATGAATGTGGATttcaagaccttggttttgtggGGGGGAAGTTCACATGGTGTAATGGGCATCCGGATGGCCATACAATATGGGAGAGGTTGGATAGGGCAGTTGCTACAATGGATTGGTTAGGAAAATTCCCGGCGACGAAGTTTATTCATTTGGAGTGTGGTTCCTCTGACCACAAACCAATTCTTATTTGTCTCAATGGAGTGCCTAAGTTCCGTAATAAACCATGGAGGTTTGAGCACATGTGGTTGGAGGAGGAGGGGTGTAGGGATACGGTGGAGGCGGCGTGGGGTTGTGATGTTCCTGGCCAAGCTATGGCTCGGGTTGAAGGCAAGATCACCCATTGCCAAGCAAAATTAAAATGGTGGAGTCGAATGTCTATAGGGAATATTACAAGAttgttgaaggaaaaaaaagaattgttgaGGAAGGCAGAAGAGGCAGCCATAGCAGGGAGGTCGATGAACAGGGTGCTTAGgctgaaaaaagaaattaatgatCTACtctctaaagaagaaaaaatgtggAAACAACGATCCCGAGCTTTGTGGTTGCATGAAGGTGATAGTAATACTCGTTATTTCCATAGTAAAGTATCCCATAGGTTCAGGAGAAATAGAATTGAGCTGCTGGAAAATCATAGGGGGGATAAATGTGAGGATGAAAATGGGATTGCAAATATTTTGGTAGAATTTTACCAAAGTCTCTTTGCTTCTTCCTTACCAGATCAGATTAAGGAAGCCTTAGTAGCCACTCCTATGGTGGTATCAGAGGAGATGAATCAGGCACTAGTAGCACCTTTTGAAAGAGAGGAAGTGGAGTTGGCTCTGACGCAGATGGATCCCCTAAAAGCACTAGGACCGGATGGCATGCCACCCCTTTTTTTCCAGCACTTTTGGCCGGCCATTGGAGATGATGTGGTGGAGGCCGTACTCACTTGTCTCAATTCGGGCTCTATACCTTCCTCAATAAACCGAACCTTCATCACTCTCATTCCAAAGGTCAAAAGTCCGGTAAGAGTCTCTGACTACCGTCCAATTGCTCTATGCAACACTCTATATAAGCTTATTTCTAAGGTACTTGCAAATAGACTCAAGATTGTTTTACCATGTGTTATATCTGATACTCAAAGTGCTTTTCAATCTAGCAAAGCAATATCTGATAATATCCTGGTTGCCTTTGAGACACTGCACCATATGAAGAACCAAAAATCGAAGAAGGGGGGTTTTATGGCTCTGAAACTAGATATGAGCAAGGCGTATGATCGGGTGGAGTGGGTGTATCTGATAAAAATAATGGAgaaattgggtttttgtgaAAAGTGGGTGTCCCTTGTCTATGAATGTATTAGCACTGTTTCCTACTCTATCTTGGTAAATGGTGAACCGAGGGGTGATATTAGACCTTCACGAGGTCTAAGGCAGGGAGACCCTTTGTCCCCCTATTTGTTCTTAATATGTTCAGAAGGTTTGAATAGAATGCTTCAAAGGGCAGCAGCGGAGGATG ATTTACAGGTTATTCAAAATATTCTATCATTGTATGAGAAAGCCTCAGGCCAAAAGTTAAACCGTGAGAAGACAACCATTTTCTTCAGCAAGGCAGTTCATGGTGACACAAAGAATCAACTCTCAAACTTTCTACAG GTGTGGAGACTGCTAAAGGATCATAACTCCCTATTCTTTCGTGTCTTCAAAGCAAAGTACTTTCCAAATGGTTCAATTTTTGAAGCCCATGCAGCTGGGGGGTCTTATGCCTGGCAGAGCATTCTCAAAGCCAGAAGGGTGATTTCGATGGGGATGCGATGGAGGATAGGGGATGGTAGAAGTATTAATGTTTATAATGATAGCTGGCTGCCTAGGAGGGGTTCGGCTAAAATTCTGTCTCCACAATCGGGTGGGCTGGTAGGTGCACGGGTTGCTGCCCTTATAAATCCTGATACAAGGACCTGGGATCAAAATGTGTTAAAGCAAAACTTCTTGAGCTTCGAGGTTAGCCGTATCCAAGCTATCCCACTGTGCTGGATGGACCAAGATGATTGCTTAATTTGGCCGGGGTGCAAGGATGGTAATTACTCGGTTAAATCAGGATATCAGCTCCTGTGTGAATCTGAAACTTTGGGTGCTGCATCAAGCTCGGATAGTTCGAAGCAAAATCTCTTCTGGAAGCGTGTATGGAAGTTACATAgtccaaacaaaattaaaatgttcCTCTGGCGGGTGTGTTCAAATGCATTGCCAACCATGGAAAACTTGAAGCGGAGAAGGGTATTGGAAGATGCAAAATGCAAGGCATGTCTCGCGGCTGAGGAAGATACTCTCCACGCTATCTGGAGTTGCGAGAAGCTTCAACATATTTGGTTCCCCTGTTTCAGCTGGGTCCAAACAGAGCATCCGCAAATTCCAGAGGTACAAGAGCTTATTTCTTTGGTCGGACAATGGAGTGATAAGCTGGAACTTTTTGCGGTAGTGGCGTGGCTTATATGGAATCATAGGAACAGGTTGCGCTTGAATGAAAAGGGTTTAGCCTCGGACAGAATTCTACAAACGGTTATGGCATATCTTACGGAGTTTCAAGCAAAGCGTCCCAAGGCAGCCCCAAAACCAGCTAAGGGTCTTGTACGTTGGTGTCCGCCTATGGGTGAACGGTTCAAGACAAATTACGATGGGGCTATGTTCTCTGAATCGGGAGAGGCTGGTATAGGGGTGGTGGTTCGGAATGCAAAGGGTGAGGTAATCGCTGCTCTTGCCGAGAAGATTCTGTATCCGGGTTCGGTGGAAGTGCTGGAAGCTTTGGCTGCGAGAAGGGCTGCTAATTTCATTGTTGAGCTGGGCATTGCAGGTTCGGAATTTGAAGGAGACTCGGAAGTAATGTGCAGAGCTTTGAGGTCTACGGAGTCAGGCCAATCATCCATCGGCCAGATTGTAAAAGACATTATGTCTATTATTGGTTCACTtagttttttctctttctctcatattAAGCGGCAGGGCAATTGTGTCGCCCATGCTTTGGCTAGGAGAGCAATAGTTTTGTTTCCGTTACTAGTTTGGATGGAGCATGTTCCATCTGATATTGaaccttttgttttttcaaatattCCGGGGAGTTAA